TCTAGGGTGCGACCTTGCTTGTTGAACAGCGTCATGATTTGCGCAAACACCATACCATAGGATAGGCACGCCGCCCAGATAGACAACAGGTGCAGCATGCTGTGCGCCTCCTCTACCTCCTTGGCTATAGCAGCCGCTTCTTCCTCCTGTCGGGTTTCCTTGACAAGCCATGACACAATGCTCCGAGCAAGGAGCATGACGGGGTTGTTGGCGCCAGAGGTGGGCGTGTATAGGCGGTAGGTAGAGGTTCCAATGAGGAACACAATGGCGGCGCAGAGCACCGTGGTGCATAACATACCGTATCCAATTGCCCAACCAAAGGACTCCTGGATATATCCAACTCCACCGAGAGCCATGGTGGTACCAACGGCTAAGCAAAAGTACCACCAATTGAAGAAGGAGCTGCGTGCAGCATGCTCCCGAGGGTCGTTCGCGTCGAACTGATCCGCAGCGAAGGCCAGGGCACATGGATAGTCCGCGCCTTGCGCGAGGGCTATGAGGTAGAGAGAGGTGTAGAACAAGGCCACTTGTAATGAACAAGGATGGGAAGAGGAACCGTCGATTCCTTGGACGGGGAGCATGGATGCTAGAGTCATCATGCCATACCCCTGCACATTAATTAAGAAACAGTCCGTAAATATTCACTACTCAAGATTTATCATTCCAATAGAAAGATTTTCTCCGTCTATGCATAAAAAGGGCACCATCGATATCGTGTTGCCTGCAGGTCCCTCACTCTGAATAGGGGAAATGTTCGAGCAAATGAGCAAGAGAAAACACAGATGTTTGTTTCTAGGCCTTTTTCTTCTTTTATTCCATTTTCATGTATATATGTATGCAGGAAAATATAAAATAGCACAGCTGCGCCAGGGCCCTCTCTATCTAGCCATCCATTTTACGCATCGCGATTCGTGCAAAcacatttctcttttttgtttctctcacataAAAGATGTCTTGAAGTTCAAACCTTTGCAGCGTGGCAAAGTTAATCATTTTTTGTATATTTATATTTGACAAAAAAATCTaaaagatttatcctagattctagatgGAAAGCTTTGCCACGCTGCAAAGGTTTGAACTTCAAGACATCTTTtatgtgagagaaacaaaaaagagaaattttcatacgaAAAGTTAGTTGTGTTGCACAGATCTTAAAACAAGATTGGACATCCAGGATACAAGGGCCGGGGTGCAGCTGTTCTAAAAATCCACATCCCTATGTATGCAATGTTACATCAGATGAGCATGATCAACTCCCCGTAAAAAAAAGATGAGCATGATCAACAACTAATGAATCTACATTCTGACTAGATTAACTTGTAGCATGTCCTGCATTTACCAATCCAGATCATGAATGTCAACTCAGACTACAGTTTAAGATTTAGAACTATGCATGATATTGTAGAAACGAATTTCAGGAGTTGTGGTCCCACTCTAATCAACTGTTGCCGATGGAGCTAAAACTATAGACATTACCAGGACGTAGAGCGTGAAGGCGAGTATGATGGATCGGTAGCGCCCCAGCCAGGAGTCGGCTACGAAGGCTCCTAGCAGTGGCATGATGCTGGCCGTCCCAACCCAGGCGTTCACGGCCATTGCCGCCGCGGCGTTAGAATGGCCTAAAGGCCCTGTTAGGAACATGATGAGGTTGGCCTGCACGCCGTAGAAGGCGAAACCGCTAGCGACCTCCAGCACTGCATCCATGGTGCAGATCAATTAGTTATAGACGTATATACTACCTAGAATATATAACTGGAACATACCGACGACGAAGAGGGCCGAGCGCCAGCCGCCAGATGTGCTGCGGTACACCGGGCGGCCGCGGTAGTCGGAGACGCCGGCGAGTGGCGACTCATCCGTACCAGGAAGAAACGGGACCTTCGTATCCTCCATTGGTATCTTGTTCGACCTCTCGGTGTTCACTTCTCGCTTGCAGAGATTAAAGGTCCTCTCTTAAATGGGACACGAAAAAAAACACGCACATGCTAGCCAGCTCATCTGCTGCAGACGTTATAACTAGATCTGGCCGTAGCGTAACGATGAGTACCATATACAAGTATCATGCATACGATACTAGCATATGATACTACTTTTGTAATGCATGGTATCATGAATTAGTATCTTAGCTTACCTTATTAATTGTCATGCATGAGATAAAGtagtacatcatttaatatgatacagtatcatgatatgataccagggcTGGACGCATAAGCGAGCTTTTTGGCTCGGCCCGAAACACACTCTAGCTCGGCCCGACTCAGCTCGGCCCGACATAGAAAAAGGCCGAGCCGAGCTGCAAATTTCGCCCCGTTCAGCGACCGAGTCGAGCCTGTTTCTGCTTGGTCCAGCTCGGTGGCTCGTTTCAAAGCCCAGTGAGTTTTTTTTATGGAGATTTGCAGCCTAGTGTAATGACACGAGCAGCCCAAGCCCACTGAAGCACCCGGACTACACAAGTGACTCAAAAAAAACCATAGCGAGTGCGTACACAGGACGCCGGCCTCCTCGTCTGCTATAGGATTTGTttctccgccgccgcgccgcctctctGGTCACGACCTGACCGTCGTCCTCCTCGCCGTGCACAACGCTGAAAGACTCCCTCTTGACAACACCGGCGGACGCGCCGCATCGGACGACGCCGTTCGTCGCTCCCGTGGTTCCTCGCCAACTGTGCCGCCGCCCCAAGTGTCCGCCGCCCTGAGCATGAGCACACTGCATCAGCGCCGGCGGCGCGCACGCATTCAAACTGTACACAACACACCGGCGGCTAGCACGTGGACAACACGCATGCACTGGCACTAATTGACGCAGGCAAGCACGCACACTACATCCGCGTCCATGGATACAGCAGGGCACACACGAGCCACTTGGGCGGGACCGAGCCACAGCCAAGACGAGCCGAGCCTCCAAAAGCAGGCTCGTTCATCCAGCGAGCCGAGCCGAGCTTGGCTCGCTCATGGCGAGCCAAAGGCAGGCTCGGAGCAAACTCGGCTCAGCTCGGCTCGTGTCCAGCCCTATATGATACCACATCCTCAATTTTTTCATTTAATTGCGTGACACATCATCAAAAAAGTCTAGGTGACATGCATGATACCATTTATGATACttacattacgaccagccttaggtAAGGATTACATCATGGTAAAGTTGTCACCGTCGTGTATCCATCAATGGTCCAACGTTGGCAACAGTGCACAATAACCAATCCTTTTTTCTTGAGAAAAAAGTAGTAAATTACGTAATACGTAGCTAAGCAAGAGTGTATCGAGCATGTGTGACCTGTTGGACGAGAAATCCCTGAGGCATGCCGTGACGTTTCGCTGTAATAGCTAAACATAACGAGCACATGTCCCTACAATGCACATGCAGATGTCCTGCTGACACGGTGCTCACAAAATCACCTCTCTTACATCATCATCCTTGATGGTGCACGTTGTCTCGTCGGTCTATTTGATGAAGAGTACTTATTAGTTAATAAAAAaggaatatatatgtatatatatatatatatatatatagagagagagagagagagagagagagagaaagctaaGTTCCGAATAGTTAGAGTTTTGTGACAGATCAAAACGTATCAGACAATATTGGATCGTGATTGGACGGCCATCCTATCTTTGTGTGCTGATTTCAAACAATGTCGCTTTTCCATCTGATGGCCCCACCTGCATGCTGGCCATTGGTCCCTCCATCTCGATGTGAATGCTACCGTCATTTCTGTTCCAATGTGACAGGTTGGCTTGTTGTAGAGCGAGATGGAGAAAGACGTGAGAGATGGATGAAATGACAGGACGTTTTTCACTTATACATGCATGCAGTGGCGGAGGACGGACAAAAGTTGAGGTAGGGCGGGATTTGGTGACTAGCCACCGACAACGCGCGTCGATGCGCCGCCCTGCGTCCAGCCTGCACCGTTACGGGTCCTCCGCCATTGCATGCATGTTGCAGGCCCGTTACGGGCTGCTGCTTCCGGACGACCTCTTCCTAACCAATCTCTTCTCACCCTTGATTTGCATGGTGGGGCCGTCTCTCTTCATTTCCCAATCCTTTAATCCCACCTCAGTCTGTAACTCAGCTTCCATAAAATCCGCGCGTAGGAGTAGCAAAGCTCATCACTGGGCATGCAAGCATGTCGTATGCGGCTCTGAGTTCATGCACGTGTACTCTCTCTGTTTTTCAATAAAAGTTTTTCTAGGaatttcaatatggactatataTATGGAGCTAAAATGAGTAGTAAGCAGCGTTTTTCTTTGTGCATGTCGATGAGCAGGGCCATTTCATAATGCTAATTATTACTTGTTTTAGGTTTTTGCTTTTTGATCTTTGGGACCaataaaatgatattaatatcagcCACCGGACAGATCCACATGCGGTGTGCGGAGCGAGCTAGCATGGGGCGCCATTCATACGGCACCCACCATCAATCAGAGCTAGCTAGCTCGCGTGGATGGCCAAATTAAACTACCGACCCCGCAAATCCTCGCTGGTAAAGTACATTTTTAGAGTACCGACCCCTACCGGAAGACAAGCGAAAACATGTTTTAGAGCATCTACACCTAGGCCTTTCTTATCTAGTCATTCATTCCACGCATCGTGATTCGTGCAAATaaatttttcttttttctctctcatATAGAACATGTCTTGAGGTTCAGACCTTTGCAGAACAACAAAGCTTTCTAAATAGAATCTAGGATAAAAGAGTTAGATTTTTTGgtccaacataaatatacaaaataagTTGTTTTTCATTTAAAAAATCTTATTAGTAGTATTTATGTCGGACAAATAATTCTGAAAGATTTATCCTAAATTCTAGTTAGAAAGCTTTGACGCGCTGCAAAGATTTGAACTTCATGACATGTTCtatatgagagaaacaaaaaagtgaAAATTACTTGTAGAAATTAGTTGTGTCGCACGGATCTTAAATCGATATTGGAGAGCCAGGATAGAAGGGCATGGGTGCAGGTGCTCTAAAAATCTGCATCCGAAAGACAAGCCCCCTTGCAAACAAATCCTCGAACATGTGGCAGGTGGGGTGGCGAAGCGGCAGGAGCACGAGCAGGCATCGGCCTTGTCCTCGCTACAATGACGACAACCAGAGGAGCTCGAGAGGATAGAGGCCAGCGACGGTCGGCAAGAGCTAGCCGTGCTGCCAGAGTTAACGACGAAGGAGGACCAGCGGAGATCAAGCCATGACGATGCAGGAGGAGAGCAGGCGGTCAGAAACAAAAGGAGCCGGCTTGGCTAGGGCGACGAGGAGGACCGGCATAGGGCGGCGCCGGGAACAGTTGCGGGGTCCAGAGAAGACGACAGTCAGGGCGAGGAGACGACCTTGCCGACCATGGCGCTTGGGCGAAATCCGGCGAGGATGCGATGAAGCCAGAGAGAGGTGGGATGGAGACGATCCAGGGGAGAGGAGGCGTTGCGGGTGGGGATAGAAGGGAGGTTGGGGAAGTGTGGGGTGGAGGCTGCTTGCGGCTGTAGTGAGCAGAGAGGGAGGGGGCGCGAGGATGGGGACATCGGGGCCGGGTCGAGGTGTTCcgtgggtgcgtgtgtgtgtgtgtggacagaaTAGAATGACAGAGAGAGGTGAATGAACCGAATTGGAAAAATGACAAAGTTACCGTGGCGCACCACGTTCTGATGCGTCACAGGTAGAATAGCAATGCCGCTTATTTTATAGCCGAGGGACCCCAAATACCCGTGGCACACCCCATATTGATGCGCCACGGGTAGCACCCCTAGCCAGCTCGACCAAGACATAGTCGTGGCGCATGCATATCTTTGTGCGCCACGGGTATCCAACCCACCAATAGCTGTTTTTCTAGTTGTGTGTTCATCGGATTGTGTAGGTGCCTAAGGACACTCGTAGACTTTACCACGGTTTACCGTTTCGATATCACGATCTCTCGTATTAGTCAGAGGAGTGTTCTAGATTTTGCTTGCAACGCGAGCCCATAAGATAGCCAAAACAATTGCCCGTCATAACATTTCCATTGCAGATGTTTAATCAACTCATAGATGAAAACCTGCATAAAGTAATGGAACGCGACAATGGTGTAGACATGCATAAAGTAATATCATACTTTGATTCACAAGGCAAACCTTTGGCATATAATCTCGAATCTTCGAAACATCAATTCCAATTGACAACTTCATCCATAACCAACTATCAAGACTTATTTCCAACACTATGGGTTCGGGCCAATTCATTACCATTTATTTAAGACGGTTCTAAAGAGTGACACCCATCAAGTTTCAGAGAACTTCCTTATTATATTTTTGCTTTTCGTAGAAATCATTGCAATGTATTCTAGAGGATCAAAAAACTTCGCAAGCTAAAATAAGATTGAACAAAGTGCATCAAAGTTCTAACTTGTCTCCTATGGCCCCATGATGGAGGTCCACAAAATATGCATATAATACATTTTAAGGAATCATCAGGGATGCCATCGAGCCATCATGTGGACTCTATTGGGTTGTGTGCGAGGAGCTCAGGATGGTCTTTTTCCTGGCCTAGAGTAAAAATCAATGTGTTATCCATTGCCCATAATGGTAAATATCTAAGGCACGTGGTTTCGAATAGCTAAGTTAGAAATAAAATGTGGAAATTTCCTATAATCTTTAAATGAAATTGAGGATAATATTTCTCCTTTCAATTTGTAAAATATTCACGGACATTGAACTGCCTAATATCGCTTTCCCGATCTACAATTTTTATATGTGGTGAAGTAATTTTTGGTAAACCTATAATTGTAGTTAGCTACATTTTTCTTGACAAGCTAAATACACGTGCATGCGAACCACTAAGGAAGAAGATTTTACCTAATATTTTAAACCTTATTGTTCAACTCGGTTATAATGTTGATGGTACAAAAGGAATAAACCATGTTCTATTTTGGGTGAACAGCTGTTAAGCCGACAAAAAAGTGGTCGACGACCTTTCTTATGGCTCTTCCGCATAGAACGCCAACGGAATCAGAATAGGACATTCTACGCGGTGTTTACGTATTTTGTATAAGCCTAGGTTGAAATTTGATTACAAGACATTGGTCCCACTATTAATTAGGTAAAGTACTTTATAAGGAGTGAAAGCATAAAAAATCACACGGTAGTTTAATTTATAGGATACTAGTTTACAAATACTAACACCATAATGCATAACATTTTAAACTAGTATCCTAGTAACATCATATTTTTTATTGCTAAAATCTCAATGCAAATCTATTTACTAGTTCTGTTCTTATTAGTTTTTCTGGATCTATGCGCCATGATAAAATAATAGAGCATGATATTGACATGAGCTTTCTTTATTAACTGTTGTGCCATGTCTCCTTATTATCGATTGTATTGCAGTATAGATCAATGAATCTCCCACTGTGCGAGGCATAAGAATGTGATGCCACCAAGGACGCATTAGATTTACAAGATGATCATATATATTATGCTTGCTACTCGCATCACAGGCTTGATGGTCAAGTGGACAGGCCGTTAGTTGGATCTAGCATCCTCTTGATGGGCTTGCCAACGAAACTCAATCAAGTATGTCCAGAAATCAAACATAAGGCCCCACAAAGAAGGTCCACAAAAGATGCATATAATACATTGTGTGAAATCAATATGGCTGCCATCTAGCCATGCATGCGGACTGTGATGGGCATGTTTGCTGGTTGTGTGCTAGGAGATGAGCCTGGTCTTTTTCCTGACATAGAGTAAAAATCTGTGTTTTGTCCATTGCCCACAATGATAAATATCCATGGCAAGTGGTTTCGAACAACTAAGTAAGAAATAAATTATGGAAATTTCCAATAATCCTTAAAATGAAATTGAAGATACTATTGCTCCCTTTTAGTTTGAAGAATAATCATTgccagtgaactactccctccgtcccataatataagaacgtcttatacactacactagtgtcaaaaacgttcttatattatgggatggagggagtacctaaTACCTCTTCCTCGATCTATAATTCTTATATGTGCAGAATATTTTTTTGGTAAATCTATAATTCTAATTGGCTTCATTATTCTTGACAAGTTAAATGCGTGTGCATGCCAACCACAAATATTTTTTAAACGTTACCGTTTGACTTGTTCACAATTTGGATGGTACAAAAGATGCATATAATACATTGTACAAAATCATCAAGGCTTCCATCAAACTCATGCATGTCGACTTCAATGGGAACATCTGACGGTTTTCTGCTAGGAGTTGAGTCTGGTCTTTTTCTTGCCTAGAGGAAAAACATGGTGCTGCCCATTGCCCATAACGGTAGATGTCCAAGGTAGATGTTTTCAAACACCTAActtagaaataaaattgggttaattT
The Triticum dicoccoides isolate Atlit2015 ecotype Zavitan chromosome 3A, WEW_v2.0, whole genome shotgun sequence genome window above contains:
- the LOC119273579 gene encoding protein NRT1/ PTR FAMILY 5.10-like encodes the protein MEDTKVPFLPGTDESPLAGVSDYRGRPVYRSTSGGWRSALFVVVLEVASGFAFYGVQANLIMFLTGPLGHSNAAAAMAVNAWVGTASIMPLLGAFVADSWLGRYRSIILAFTLYVLGYGMMTLASMLPVQGIDGSSSHPCSLQVALFYTSLYLIALAQGADYPCALAFAADQFDANDPREHAARSSFFNWWYFCLAVGTTMALGGVGYIQESFGWAIGYGMLCTTVLCAAIVFLIGTSTYRLYTPTSGANNPVMLLARSIVSWLVKETRQEEEAAAIAKEVEEAHSMLHLLSIWAACLSYGMVFAQIMTLFNKQGRTLDRHIIGCLELPSAALLLFGPATILVFVPFYDRVLVPLLRSMTANPSGLTLLQRLGSGIAMSLAAVSTAALVESRRLKVAREHGLVDVAGATVPMSWMWLLPQHVMMATASVFAEVGMQEFFYDQMPHEQRSLGLALYYSVLGIGNFISVFLISLIDRITRSAGGDSWFADNLNRAHLDYFYCLLAGLNAVGFALFLWRASSYAYNNNNKMLC